In one window of Nothobranchius furzeri strain GRZ-AD chromosome 11, NfurGRZ-RIMD1, whole genome shotgun sequence DNA:
- the c11h7orf25 gene encoding UPF0415 protein C7orf25 homolog has protein sequence MSLQVMLQQRIGSTQVQLQRAEQLYPGVEGHQKLCSKLRAELRFLKRVEAGQQQVKESHLHSTNLTHLTAIIDAAQSLEGVVALLHVFTYQDTSGHRRTLVVDVVANGGNTWVKAVGRKAEALHNIWQGRGQYGDKSIIRQAEEFLQASRQQPVQYQNPHIIFAFYNGVSCPMADHLRDMGLSVRGDIVAVSSVETSEQEMAGGDEDDAEANKEAEEKDEEATAGLTLVERGTVVAHLAFPSQLQVEKCNGVNLDITTLITYVSSLSHGRCHFTFREPVLTEQAAQERRQQILPQLDAFMEGKQLFACRAAVHDFQVILETLGGPGEKERAQKLLARLHLVDDQPSERTLRLTPSAKVNRRSLMIFGSGDSLRAITMTANNRFVRAAANQGVRFSVFVHQPRALTEGKEWRATPI, from the coding sequence ATGTCCCTGCAGGTCATGCTGCAGCAGAGGATTGGCTCCACCCAGGTGCAGCTGCAGAGGGCAGAGCAGCTTTATCCAGGTGTGGAAGGTCACCAGAAGCTTTGCAGCAAACTTCGTGCTGAACTACGCTTCCTGAAGCGGGTGGAGGCTGGACAGCAGCAGGTGAAAGAGTCTCACCTGCACAGCACCAACCTGACCCACCTGACTGCCATCATTGACGCGGCCCAGAGTCTGGAGGGTGTTGTGGCCCTGTTGCATGTCTTCACTTATCAGGACACCAGCGGGCACCGCCGCACACTGGTGGTGGACGTGGTTGCCAATGGGGGAAACACCTGGGTGAAGGCGGTGGGCAGGAAGGCGGAGGCGCTTCACAACATCTGGCAGGGGCGGGGTCAGTATGGGGACAAGAGCATCATCCGTCAGGCTGAGGAGTTCCTGCAGGCCAGCCGTCAGCAGCCCGTGCAGTATCAAAACCCCCACATCATCTTTGCCTTCTACAATGGCGTCTCCTGCCCCATGGCCGACCACCTCCGAGACATGGGCCTGTCGGTGCGTGGGGACATCGTAGCTGTCAGCAGCGTGGAGACATCAGAACAGGAGATGGCTGGAGGGGACGAGGACGACGCTGAAGCTAACAAGGAAGCTGAGGAGAAAGACGAGGAAGCGACAGCAGGGCTAACCCTGGTGGAGCGCGGGACGGTCGTAGCGCACCTGGCTTTTCCATCACAGCTGCAGGTGGAGAAGTGTAACGGAGTGAATCTGGACATCACTACACTGATCACCTATGTGTCGTCGCTGAGTCATGGCCGCTGCCATTTTACCTTCCGTGAGCCAGTTCTGACGGAGCAGGCGGCTCAGGAGCGGCGGCAGCAGATTCTGCCGCAGCTGGACGCCTTCATGGAGGGGAAGCAGCTGTTTGCCTGCCGTGCTGCTGTGCACGACTTCCAGGTGATCCTGGAAACACTGGGCGGGCCTGGCGAGAAGGAGCGTGCTCAAAAGCTGCTTGCACGGCTCCACTTGGTGGATGACCAGCCATCGGAGCGCACGCTGCGCCTCACGCCCAGCGCTAAGGTCAACCGCCGTTCGCTCATGATCTTTGGTTCTGGCGACTCTCTTAGGGCCATTACCATGACGGCGAACAACCGCTTCGTCAGAGCTGCAGCCAATCAGGGGGTCCGCTTCAGTGTTTTTGTCCACCAACCCAGGGCTCTGACAGAAGGCAAAGAATGGAGGGCCACGCCCATCTGA
- the mplkip gene encoding M-phase-specific PLK1-interacting protein codes for MYRPQRSPGAQRAPGRFPSPGHSWGFPFTGSPQNRSPFTPGSAGEYVDGFGYRSMAFASPMQRGGNGFRRPRSFNPKASPNQSRPSDVPVEKYFSPMMLEDPWEMLQPISAADAATAIRRITWPRPASSSQ; via the exons ATGTACCGACCTCAGCGAAGTCCAGGAGCTCAGCGGGCGCCTGGGAGGTTCCCCTCCCCGGGCCACAGCTGGGGATTCCCGTTCACGGGCTCCCCCCAGAACCGGAGCCCGTTCACTCCCGGTTCTGCAGGAGAATACGTGGACGGGTTCGGCTACAGGTCCATGGCGTTCGCGAGTCCGATGCAACGCGGCGGAAACGGTTTCCGGCGGCCTCGGTCCTTCAACCCGAAAGCTTCTCCGAACCAG TCCAGACCGTCAGACGTTCCTGTGGAGAAATATTTCAGTCCCATGATGCTGGAGGATCCCTGGGAAATGCTGCAGCCCATCAGTGCTGCAGACGCCGCCACCGCCATCAGGAGGATCACATGGCCcaggccagcttccagcagccaaTAA